The Canis lupus familiaris isolate Mischka breed German Shepherd chromosome 7, alternate assembly UU_Cfam_GSD_1.0, whole genome shotgun sequence nucleotide sequence TCAGGGGATCTTATTGTCCTTCTGTTTTATCCAGACTTGGTCTCGTTCTGGCTGTTATTGGCTACAAAGGACAAACGTGTGTAGTTTTCACGATCAGAAGCGTGATTATTTATGAAGACAGGCTCATGGTAGTTtgttacaaaaaagaaagatgcacAAGTACATGTAGTGAGAGTTTAATTTTGTAACAAGcaagaattaaaacaaatatatatatacagattaaaaaactaaaaaaaaaaaaaaaacctagaaaaaaatccacaaaattttAATACCAGCTATTTCTAGGTAGtggaattataaatatttttgtacttaattttcttttcctccacaaattttgtaaaataagatgtactgctttttttattttattgatgtattgctttttttttttaatttttatttatttatttattatagtcacacagagagagagaagcagagacataggcagagggagaagcaggctccatgcaccgggagcccgacgtgggattcgatcccgggtctccaggatcgcaccctgggccaaaggcaggcgccaaaccgctgcgccacccagggatccctgatgtattgcttttataagaagaaaatctagggatgcctgggtggctcagtggttgggcgtctgcctttggctcaaggcatgattctgagtctggggattgagtcccacatcgggctccctgtgaggagcctgcttctccctgtgcctatatctctgcctctctctgtgtctctcctgaataaataaataaaatcttaaataaaggagaagaaaaaataaagataattaacaTCTTTAAATCACACTTTAAGAACCCTGTGTTTCTTTGTGCTTGGTagaagaaaagagacacagaATCAGAGGCAATACAAAGCAGGCCCTTTTGCCTTTTCAGCCCAGCTGCTTCCAGAGGCCATCAGTAAAGCTGTAATGGTCACTCCTGAGGGGACAAGTACAGCCATGATGGGGAAGTGACTGCAGCATCCTGCACCTGTGGGTTCCTTCGACAGCCCAACTGTAGTGACTGGTATTGaagttcttactttttttcttttttctttttttttttttttttgagtaccaACCATATATAATCATTCTAGAGTCTTGTTTTTGAATGCTGACTAAAGTGCAATCCAGTGCACTCATTCTCTTAAAAGGAAGTAGTTGAGAAGTGTGATAACTGACATTACAGGTTTGcctaaattcaaataattttctcaaatttttatgtaaaactaCACCCCGAAGGGCCAGCGTCATTATTCACAGAAATGTGCCAACGGGCACTCTTGCTCATTTCAACCCCTTCCTTCTGCATCCTGTTTCCCTCTTAGCACCTCCCTGGCAGTGCCAGGACCAGCGTGCTGTGGCTCCCATGGAGAAGCCCACAACTTTCCAGGATTAGAAGGAGTAAGAAGTCTTTATGCTCTAGTTTTTGAGGGAGATAGTTTTACCCTCATGGCTCCCTTTTCACTGAGAAGCATAAATCATACACATTGTCTCTTCCCCCTCCGTGGAGTCTCAAAGAACCACAGTTTCCTGCCCCATTTGACCACAGTGGAGCCTCTCCGGAATTCTCACAGCTCTCCTGGGATTTGAGGGCAGAGCTGGAATAAAACTCTTCTCAGCAACCATCCCCACTCTGGTCAGGACATCACTGGGCTGAGTGGGAGTCTAGTTACCCCCAAGCAAGGCTGGGAAATCAGAAAATGGTGTCTCCTGCCCTTTAGACTTCTatactttgctcttcttttttcaatGCCTCTGGGAAGTATTTCAAGAATCAACTCAACCCAAGATGTGATGATcaggaaaacttaaaatattgcTTCTCTCACGACATGCATTTTGATTGGGAAAGAAGACCGAAGCCAGTGGAAATAGTTGCTAATTATGACTTTTCAGGCATTTGGTATCAGATGAGGGAGGTGTTAGGCAGTGATCAATATTGGAAATAATCTATTCCAGCTCTGAAATCAATTTAATCATTCATTacgtaacaaatatttatggagcacctataATGCATGGGGCACTGTGCATAATGAAGAACGGTACAGACAATGAAAACATCAACTATACCCTCGTGGAGCTCCAGGTTAGCTCTGGACAAGCCCTGTATACATGAAATCATGAGACTGATATTCATGGGTGGCTTATGAAAACAAATTCTACTTTATTTGAGTAGCGCTTGCATCGTCTCTGTGCTCTTGGTATCTTCAGAAGTCACCTGATCATATATCAAATGGAAGCATTCTGTTCATACTATTTTTACCTTGTCCATAGAGCACAAGTTGATTAGAGGGGTTCAAACAAAATGTAATGTTTTAGTAAGCAATGGAATAGTAGTTTGGTGTGTCTGGGATTACCCTGTCGGACACATCTGttaacagtgttttgttttttgcctacCCAGCATAGTTTCATTTGGTAACAGTACCCTATTTGACACCCATTGTTCCCATTCAGTCCTTGCAGATTGTACAGGATTGGCTTGCGGAGAGCCCTGCTCCGGAGGTCACATGACCCAGGCCTGGCCAATTGATCCCCGCAACTCCTTGGTCATAAGCACTGGTTCAGGTATGAACAGGTGATCCACACAGGGTGTACAGAAAGCCTTTGCAGGACTTTTTCCCAGTGGTTGGAAAAGAATAAGCTCTTTCCATTGGGTTTACAGGCTGTGAAGAGCTTGCTTGGGAATATGGCCAacacaaaggaaagcagagactAAGAGCAAGGAGAGGTTTTTCAAATTGCTTGAGTGTTATATTTAGGTCTAttcatggatttttaatttatattatttagtttatagggagagagagaaagatactcATAGATagatagttttctgtttttcatcagCCAGGTCGAGTTGGGTTTCTTTCATCAGCAACTAAAGATCCTCATTCACTGTGCTAAACTGTTACACTCCCAAGAGTATCTGATCAAGAGAAGATGATGAATTGGTTGCTGTCCACTAATTTATCCCTTTATTGGACATATATTTATTGTGTGTCAGTTGACCGGTCACAGGCCCAAACAGGTATGGCAAACTGAGCTTTGTTCTGGGTGAGCTCAGTGTTCTGGTGAGGAGAGTGGATTCTGAAGCCCCTGGGCTTCCTGTGATCATCAGACTACCTGGCTCTAAAGGCAGCTGAAGCAGTATAATAGGCACCTACTAAATACTGGCTTTTCCCTTCAAAGTacccaggtttttgtttttgtttttgtttttggttttgtttttttcctagctcCCTTTCTGGAGAAGTTTGAAATTCAAGCCGGATGACGTAGATAAAGGAGGAATGACTCTGACTCTTCTCTTTAGCCTTGTAGCTGTGAAGGATCTGTGCTTTCTTTCAAGCCTATTAGGGAGGCCTAAATGAAAGGTCTTCCTGGCATGGTGATGACTTTGTGCTGCCTAAGACACAAATGGATTTCTTTGATTCCCAATCTTGAAATCCCAGATTTGCAAATGCAATGCATAATCGTGGTTGCTTCAGGAAAGGAGAGTGATAAACTGGACTGTAGCAGGAGCCAGAACAGTCCTGGCTCTTCATGAATTCCCTGCCAGGAGCCTCCATCACTCACAGCAACCCCTGGGAACAGGACCtctgtttttttcataaaatagacCCAATAGCGTGACTACTAGGGAACTGGGCAGATGGGAAACTCTTTTGACCCATTACACCTGCTCCATCAGCATcatatttttggcattttctaCTGTTCTTTACCTATCTGCTACTGTAAGGTGTCGCGCCTCCAGACGAAAAGTaattttattggggcacctgggtggctcagtggttgaacatctgcctttggctcgggtgtgatcctgggatcaagtcctgcatcgggctcctcgcagggagcctgcttctccctctgcctgtgtctctgcctctctctgtgtgtctctcatgaataaataaatgctttaaaaaagtgattttatctTCACATCTACATCCCATGCTTTCTGTTCCATTCCTTTTCAAGTAAAGTGGCAGATGTCCCCTATCTGTCACATACGCTCACAATCATGCACACATTCACTAAACTCTGGCCggaataagtgtgtgtgtgtgtgtttataaacaACCCAAAGACAgatgtaaataaaatcatgtattgTTTAGGGGGGTACACATCTCCGTTGATAGATAGAGAGATGAAGGATAGatgtagatggatgggtggatggatagatagatatgcaTTATATAGACTTCAAAATAACTGAAACACACATATCTCCCAAATTCGGCTGAAACATAAAACTTAATAATACTGGGCTTGACTAAGTTACAGGTTTTAGAAGATGCGTGTATTTAAAaagttctgaagaaaaaaatatatcccaaatattaACACCATCCCGGACTTAGGAAAACCATAATGGGATGAGAACATGGAGGTACCAGCAGTGACATAAGGCCTTTTTGTCTGGGAGACTATTTTCTGAAGTCACGGTAGGAAGTGGTCTAACAGACCTCCAGAAAAACAACCGCTCCATCTGCCGCATCAGCACAATGAGACACTGCAATATTCAGATCTGGATAAGAACCAACCCTAAAGATTCAACATTCATTGGGATTAACATCATTGCAtcaagagggaagaggaaatgagTCAAAGAATAGGTAGTCAGGCCCTGGTTCCTTGCAAAGCCCACTTCCCACACAGAACTTtaaagtgggaggaggggaatgAGAATGGAGAGTGGGGGTTCTGGAGTGAGAAAACAGACTGAAGACCCAACCCCCTCCTCAGAGTTGAAAGGGAGCCTGGGCTTTGATTCAAGAGCAGCTTCCCAGGGAACCTAGGAAGGATGTTTTTTTGTTATGTACCTTTTAAAACACAAGGCTCTCAAGCACCTCCCAGGAAACCTCTTACTCTCTGCTCAAGGAATTCCTTCTGGAAGTGCAAATTTCACCCTTCCAGGATAAATCAGAGAGCAGGCATTGTTTAGGTATCCTTGCTCTGCTTTCAGGATGAGGACGTGCAGCATGCAGAGCCTTGACACCTTGACATCTGCTTCTGTGGGAGACTCACTcactccctgcctccacctcctccctgggAAGAGGGTGTGGGCTGAGCCTGTCACCTCCCCGTGTACCATGGACTACAAAACTCCTGAACAGGGACAGCTCCTATTGCTGGAACAGATACATATTTGTTAATGTTGCAATAAGTATCTTTTCCAGtccaatgtttttgtttttttttttttcagtccaatgttttaaaaatcggCTGCCCAGTTCAAATTTGGACAAAGCTGAGAGGTTGTCTCAGGGTCTTGATACAATTTAAGGCCTTCTGTAACTTACGGGATTTATATTTTCAGCAAcactattttctgtttctagccACCTGAAATTAGTTTTTACTTACATCTGAGAATCATAAAAACTTCAGAACATTAAAGAGGCTCTTGCTTTACACAAACAAAATTTGAGAAGCAAAATCAGAATCCAGTTCCGAGGTCAGCCACAGGGACAGGTGGTTGTGGGTAGGATCCAGGTTGACCAGTATTCCTGGGAGCTGTCACCACAGCAAActgttttaaataagttttttttttttttttaaaaccaagtcCATCAAGTGACACAAACTCAAGCTGATTAAAGGCTGCTGTTCTCTGACTGATCCTTGTTAGCAAGGGAATATTCTGTGTGGAGACCAGGAAACAACACAGTGGGTGTCTTCAGGCTGCCTCCATACCCTCCACGAATTCTGCTTTGGCGATGGCTTTGTTTGCTGCTACTCTTGTTGCTGCGCCTTCTAAAGTGATATCTCCAGCAGCCTTGTCACTAGGCACAAGTTCTTCACATTTTAGTGTCCTGGACAGGGGTCCTGtgaacacagaaggaaaagaatgagttTGCAAGAGGGTGAGGGAATCCTGACACTCAGCAGATCTCCTTGGAGATGCCAGATCCAGCCAGGACTGTAACACTAGTAGAGGTgatggtaataataatgatgtaGCTTTTCACATGCATcaactcatttattcctcacaaaagCAAGATGAGTTAGGTACTTCTATTAGCTCTGTTCTGCAAGTGGGGCAATTAAAGCACAGAAAGGTCAATGACTTTCCCCATCTAGGTAGTAAGGGAGTTGGGATTTAAAACCAGGGACCAGAGATTGAGCTTGAGCCAATCAACTGGTAGATGGCATTGCCCATTCCTTGCTGCCTGGCTTCCAAGGTCCTCCGTGCCCTAGCTTCTTACCTACTGATTCATTCCCACTCAATTTCATCTTCCTGTTCTGCTGCTCGAGAATCTTTAGTAGCATGAAAGtggaaaaagaacacaaataatcaaaaaaagaagatgggTACTTtagtaaaaggacagaaaaagagcTATTTATTCAACATTCATCCCTTGAATGGCGTTTAGCCCTTCTGGGCTGAGGCTGCACTAGGCCCATGAGTTCCCTGGTTGGGAAACAGGGACCTTTAGCAATGTACCCACAGCATCAGGTGGCATGTACTGTGGGCCACCCAACCGCACTATACTGAAGGTGAGGAGGTGCATGAGCCACTGTGGATGTTTCTCATTGGGGCAGTTGGGGAAGGCCTGTGGAGGACAGAGATGGGGTGAGACCATTTCCAGGCAGCAGTGAGTGTGATCTTGCTTGGGGGTGCAGGCATTTCTGGTGGAGGGGATGGTGGGATGGTGGGAAGATGTGTTGCCTCTTGTGAAACGATGGGTGTTGGCTGGAGtcttgagccccatgatgggggagaaggagagggtgggggaagtTCTGCATGGGGAGGAGGGTGAACTCGATTTTccacttgatattttttttttcgaCTTGATCTTAACAAAAAGGCCAAGAAGCCATGAACTCAATTTTCCAAAGAGTAGTGTCAAAGGGGTAGGAAAGCACACACTGAGATGTCATTTTCTGGAAGATGAATTTGGTGTTATGTATAGGGTGGATCTGGAGACCAGGAATTCCATTAGGAGTGAGTCATGATTATAGAGATACCATGGGAGGGGGTCACAGCAGGGGAGACAGTACAGGAGGGAGAGTGAAAGGCTCTACCTGGGAACAACACTGAGACCTGGGGGCTGAGGAGGCAGGGAAGTAGAAGAAATAGGAGCATCTCATTAGCAGAGATGGGTAAGGATAACAAAGGAATGTGGGGTTTCAGGTGAATACAAGTGAAGAAACAGAGCAAGTGGGACGAGTTTGATTTTGAATTTGTGGGACTGGCAGGCATCCAAGTGCAGAGGGCCATTGGTGTGTGGCCAGGACTAGGGCCAGGCAGGTGCTAAGCAGTCAGGAGTGATCCAGTGGCTGACGCTGAGGTGCAACTTTAGGAATCATTTACAAAACCTGATGGCTGGAGCGTGGCAGTGGGGGCCAGGCGAGACTGCCATGGTCAGAGTGTGGCAGCAATTCTttagggggcagggagggagggaagttgCCTGGACAGTCGCAAGATGGAAACTACGGGTGGCAGGTAGCTTCAGGGGTGGGATGCCAATGTCAGCCCCTCACAAAGGCGAGGATGCTCAGTCTTTGGTAGCAGGGAGGCACTTGTGAGCCTCAAAGCATAGTGAAGAGCGCATCGCAAGGAGAAACAAAGGGAGACAGTgatgggtgtggggggaggggcagacttGGGggattttccttccctcctggagAGGACTGAGCAAGGTCTGTAGGCAGAAGGGTGTGAGCCAGTGAGGAGCTAGAACATGGAAGAGTGCATGTTGGATGTGAAATCCTTAGTGTAATCTCGCACTTAAAATGCACAGACAACTTCCATAAATGTTCTGTAAAAATGTCCAGAAAATGGTAGTTGGGGGAAGCCAGATCACAGTAGATGGGGGTTTGTCCTGTCAAGAAGGGACCTGTCCTCGGGTTCATACTTTGAGAGGATGAGGCTGGTGGCACCCTGGCTGCTCTTCCTTTCAGTCACATAGGAGATGAAGTCATTTGCAGAGCAGGAGGGGATGAAGGAGGAGGAACTGAGGAACGTGGGTGAAAACAGGTGATAGATGTGCAGGGAAAGGGTGCCCAGGCAGCAGGGAAGATGGATGTGGCTCAGCCCCGTTGGTAAGAGTTCATAATCAGCTCATCCAGGCAGCATGGCTTTGTGAATTTCATGGCTTTGTGAACCTTAGCagagaaggtggagggagaggggcttAGCTCGGTGGATTAATACAGAAAGACACGGTAGGTCACGGGTAAGAGGGCCATGAAGGTGCAGGACAGCACTGCAGTGGCAGCCACAGACCAGGTCCCCGCCACCCCTCCCGCAGGCTCGAGACAGCCCAGAGCTAGAGGGGTGCTGAAGAGGGAAAGCAGGGAAGTGTGGTCCCAAGAGAAGTGAGAACAGAAGGTCCAGAACTGAGGTGCAGGGACCTGCCCAGGTAACCAGCAGGGGGAAGTAAATGGAgtgacaaaggcagaaggagactCAAGagaaggtggtatctcatcagcTGTGGGAgaaagggatttctttttctttttaaaaatttttttaaaaagattttatttatttattcatgagagacactcacagagagagagagagagagagagagagagaggcagagacacaagcaggctccatgcagggaacccaatatgggactcgatcctgggtctccaggatcacgccctggactgaaggcagcactaaacctctgagccaaccgggctgccctcttttttttttcaattaaaatttttttaaaatttttatttatttatgatagtcacagagagagagagagagagagagagagagagagagaggcagagacttaggcagactccatgcaccgggagcccgacatgggattcgatcccgggtctccaggatcgcgccctgggctaaaggcaggcgctaaaccgctgcgccacccagggatcccttcaattaaatttttaaaaaaagtttttatattttttaagttgctactttttttttttttgaagattttatttatttattcatgagagacacagagacagaaactgaggcagagggagaagtaggctccctgcagggagcccagtgcgggacttgatcccaggaccttgggataacaacctgagccaaaagcagatgctcaaccactgagccacccaggggtcccttacTGAATCAGCCTTTCAACTTTTTAAACCCTCAGGGCCAGAAGATGCCACCAATGAGATGGGAAGTTCTGGCAAGACAGGCAGCTCCTAGCCTGAAAATAAGATGTAGCTACTGGTAGGTGACGATGTGGACTCAGTGGCTTCATCCTTGAAAAAAGTGAGGATTTGAGGCATGTGTTTGCCTTCTGGACATCTGGTGGAGATCTCCAGGCTGACGGGATTAGATCACTCATTTAGGATGGATGGCATTGAAGAAACATGAAGCATCTTTGCCCAGCAGCCCAACCAGAAGAGACTCATACCTCAAGAGTCTTTGGGACTCCTACTTTCTTCTCCCCAGTCTAGTTTAAGTGGAAGTAATGTGAGGGTGCTCAGCGAGCTCCCCTAAACACATCAGCCCTTCTTATACCTCTAGTTGTATCATTAGAGATTATTTCCTGTGGGTCAagaaattttctctcttctattaaaaatgcattcattcactcaacaaatatatatttgttgaacaacAATACTCCAAGTTCAGTGATAGGTGTTGGGGATGCAGTGAGGGAAAAAGCGTAGAGagagatgataaaataaaatatataagagcATGTCAAATAGTGATATGTACCATGATGGCAGAGTAGAATGGTGCAGGAGAGGAATCAAGTCATCAACACAGGCCCAAGGGACATCTGAAGGATGTGTAGGAAGTGGCCACGTGAAGATCAGGAGAAGTGTCCCAGGTGGGGGACAGCAGGACAGAGCTCTGTGCAAGGACTGATTTTGGTatatttgaagaacaaaataaCCACAGGCACGGTTAAAGCacagtgaggggagggaggggtcaGGGACAAGTGGGCAGCGGCCTCTCATTCTGGGCCTCGTGaagcatttggattttatttggagTACACGGGGAAGCAGTgggacaggggctggggaggcacaGTGGGTTGAATACCCCCAAAAGATTTGtcagtcctaacccccaggacctgTGAATGTGGCCTTACTTGGAGCTGGGATCtttgcaaatgtcaagatctcAAGATGAGATGATTCTGGATTTGGAGTGGGTCCTACATCCAGTGACTGGTATCCTCATGAGAGAAAGGGGGCGGATtttgagacacacagagccaGGGAAAGACCAtatggagacagaggcagagatcacAGTGCTGTGTCTACAACCCAGGGAAGGCCAATGTTTGCCCACAACCACCAGAAGCCGGAAGAGGCCAGGAAGGATTCCAGAGGTTGCCAGCAGTCATCAGAAGCTTGGGGATGGACATGGGACAGATTTCCCTGGGACCCTCCAGAGTGAACCCACCCtactaacaccttgattttggagttctgacctccagaattgtgagaaaatacatttctatggTTTTAAGCCACCgagtctgtggtaatttgttctgGCAGCCCTCGCAAGCTAACATAGGAGGTGAATAACTAGCAATCTGTAGATGATCTAAACAGACACCCACACTCACTGTgtctcccttgcttgtgctctgggCTCCCCCCAGAGGACGCCCTGGCTCCTGCCACACTCAGCCCTCTAGCATGCCTAAGGAGCTGCAGGTCTCCCCTGCTGGCCGGGTTGATGGCAAGGTGCCCCCTCCATCTCTGAGCTGAGTACAGGGCCCTGCCTCCCGGGCCTTCAGGAGCGCCAGATACCCACATGCACCCAGAGTACCCCAGGACGCCGAGTGCATGGGAAGGCCAGCACAGGGATGGTCTGTCTGTCCCTCACTGTCCACAGCGGCCTGTCTCAAGCCAGGGCCTTTGTGCCTGCACACCAGAGCCAATTTGTGAGGAAGGATGGGCACGCACAtgccaccccagccctgcctgcctcaGCTGACCGTGGAGGCCACTTACCTCCGTCTTAGGGGCTGCATCACAGGGGTGGCCACCTGGCTCCTGACAGGCCCCCTCTTCATCCTTCTCctggcctctcccctgctcaGGACTGCTGTGGCCCTCCACTCTTCCAGTGGGGCCTGGTGGGGCCTCCCCCACAGCTTCCTCCTCCAGCACCTCTGTGCCTTGGCTACCTTGTCTGGGCTCATCCTCTTCAtttcctgccctctcctccttcGCTTCTGCAGactcttctgtcttttctcccgGGGCTTTTTCTTCTGTGGGGCTCCCGCACCCATTCGCTGCCTCTGGGCTGGAGGCAAGGGCTGCTGGGACAGCCTCGTTGGCAGCTGGAGGCGGGCCGGCCTCCTCTTCAGAGCCCCCCATGGCCTTCGGGTGATGCTGGGCTTCGTCCTGGGCCTTGCCCgtctcctcctgcttctctgttCTGCTGGACGTCCTCCTCAGAGGAGGCTTCTCCTGGGACTCGGGCGgcctccctgcttcctctcccacCGGCCCCTGGCTGGGTGCAGGGGACCCCGGGGCCTTGCTCTTGGACGAGAACACCTCATCCCCGTTCTCTTCCTTGGCACCATTCTCCTGGGATGACTCGGGGGCCCTGTAATCTCCCAGTTCCCCACAGTCTGACTGAGACCTTCGGAATCGCCTGGAGGGAGGGCGCCTTTTTATCGAGCCTCTCGTCCGAACCTGGAAGAACGAGGTAAGGGATATTATCCACAACCTGTGAAAGAGTTCCAGAGGGGGACTACATGTCTTTCAGTGTCAGGCTGAAGGGCGGCTCTGTCTGCCAGCCTTTAAGGGTCATTTGATTTTCCATGAGAAGGGACCCCTGTGTG carries:
- the RCSD1 gene encoding capZ-interacting protein isoform X11, with translation MEERSEPSAKVDESAPPSVAQLAGLFREQAAAAKEKSPSNASHPPKVKVKSSPLIEKLQANLAFDPAALLPGASPKSPGLKAVVSPFQSPPSTPSSPGVRPQAGEPEEVPVSFDQPPEGSHLPCYNKVRTRGSIKRRPPSRRFRRSQSDCGELGDYRAPESSQENGAKEENGDEVFSSKSKAPGSPAPSQGPVGEEAGRPPESQEKPPLRRTSSRTEKQEETGKAQDEAQHHPKAMGGSEEEAGPPPAANEAVPAALASSPEAANGCGSPTEEKAPGEKTEESAEAKEERAGNEEDEPRQGSQGTEVLEEEAVGEAPPGPTGRVEGHSSPEQGRGQEKDEEGACQEPGGHPCDAAPKTEDPCPGH
- the RCSD1 gene encoding capZ-interacting protein isoform X9; translated protein: MGWMIYLQQERSEPSAKVDESAPPSVAQLAGLFREQAAAAKETPACKPTRRKPPCSLPLFPPKVELGQNGEEKSPSNASHPPKVKVKSSPLIEKLQANLAFDPAALLPGASPKSPGLKAVVSPFQSPPSTPSSPGVRPQAGEPEEVPVSFDQPPEGSHLPCYNKVRTRGSIKRRPPSRRFRRSQSDCGELGDYRAPESSQENGAKEENGDEVFSSKSKAPGSPAPSQGPVGEEAGRPPESQEKPPLRRTSSRTEKQEETGKAQDEAQHHPKAMGGSEEEAGPPPAANEAVPAALASSPEAANGCGSPTEEKAPGEKTEESAEAKEERAGNEEDEPRQGSQGTEVLEEEAVGEAPPGPTGRVEGHSSPEQGRGQEKDEEGACQEPGGHPCDAAPKTEDPCPGH
- the RCSD1 gene encoding capZ-interacting protein isoform X10, coding for MEERSEPSAKVDESAPPSVAQLAGLFREQAAAAKETPACKPTRRKPPCSLPLFPPKVELGQNGEEKSPSNASHPPKVKVKSSPLIEKLQANLAFDPAALLPGASPKSPGLKAVVSPFQSPPSTPSSPGVRPQAGEPEEVPVSFDQPPEGSHLPCYNKVRTRGSIKRRPPSRRFRRSQSDCGELGDYRAPESSQENGAKEENGDEVFSSKSKAPGSPAPSQGPVGEEAGRPPESQEKPPLRRTSSRTEKQEETGKAQDEAQHHPKAMGGSEEEAGPPPAANEAVPAALASSPEAANGCGSPTEEKAPGEKTEESAEAKEERAGNEEDEPRQGSQGTEVLEEEAVGEAPPGPTGRVEGHSSPEQGRGQEKDEEGACQEPGGHPCDAAPKTEDPCPGH
- the RCSD1 gene encoding capZ-interacting protein isoform X8; this encodes MCPRSWAAAPHPGRKSEALKVLRRDTLPGSEERSEPSAKVDESAPPSVAQLAGLFREQAAAAKEKSPSNASHPPKVKVKSSPLIEKLQANLAFDPAALLPGASPKSPGLKAVVSPFQSPPSTPSSPGVRPQAGEPEEVPVSFDQPPEGSHLPCYNKVRTRGSIKRRPPSRRFRRSQSDCGELGDYRAPESSQENGAKEENGDEVFSSKSKAPGSPAPSQGPVGEEAGRPPESQEKPPLRRTSSRTEKQEETGKAQDEAQHHPKAMGGSEEEAGPPPAANEAVPAALASSPEAANGCGSPTEEKAPGEKTEESAEAKEERAGNEEDEPRQGSQGTEVLEEEAVGEAPPGPTGRVEGHSSPEQGRGQEKDEEGACQEPGGHPCDAAPKTEDPCPGH
- the RCSD1 gene encoding capZ-interacting protein isoform X7, which produces MCPRSWAAAPHPGRKSEALKVLRRDTLPGSEERSEPSAKVDESAPPSVAQLAGLFREQAAAAKETPACKPTRRKPPCSLPLFPPKVELGQNGEEKSPSNASHPPKVKVKSSPLIEKLQANLAFDPAALLPGASPKSPGLKAVVSPFQSPPSTPSSPGVRPQAGEPEEVPVSFDQPPEGSHLPCYNKVRTRGSIKRRPPSRRFRRSQSDCGELGDYRAPESSQENGAKEENGDEVFSSKSKAPGSPAPSQGPVGEEAGRPPESQEKPPLRRTSSRTEKQEETGKAQDEAQHHPKAMGGSEEEAGPPPAANEAVPAALASSPEAANGCGSPTEEKAPGEKTEESAEAKEERAGNEEDEPRQGSQGTEVLEEEAVGEAPPGPTGRVEGHSSPEQGRGQEKDEEGACQEPGGHPCDAAPKTEDPCPGH